The Ziziphus jujuba cultivar Dongzao chromosome 12, ASM3175591v1 sequence GCTAGAAAATTCTAACTTGCTATATAACTTTAGGCACTCATTCTTTTGAGGGTTTGTAATAAGCTTAGAAGCATGTAACAAAAGCCTTCTAGTTTTGTTGAATTAAAAATGTTGAAAGCGTGCCTAACCTTATTGAGTTGTATGTAGACAATCGGTCCATTGTGCAACAAATTCTGTGCTGTCTTAGCATGACAATTCAATTTGAGTCACGGCATGCTTCTATGTTGTCAGTTTCACTGAACACTGAAGTAGTGAAgtaaatttttccatataaaataaTGCCAAATGCTTGTTCCCTGTTGCTTTATCATGTAAGGCATCATATGGTGGTTCCATTTTACAATATCTGCTGGTCTTCTAATTAATGACGTTTTTGGTGTCCTTTACCAGTGGATGAATTGGACCAATGCAACAAGATAGTAGGCAAAGGTGATGCCCAAATTCTCCTGGGTATGCGTTCCAATGTTTCAAGGCGATCTTCAAGTTTGCAAGATGGATCCAAGGCCAGAAAATACTTCCCTTTTAAGCAAGGTTATCCATTTGTTGCAACGCTCAGAGTGGGATCTGAAGGAATCCAAATGACGGTTGATGGAAAGCACATTACATCCTTTGCTTATCGTGAAGTAATTTCTCCCTTCTTTTCCCAGTTGCTTTAGAATTTCAACTGATAGATAGACTTGTATCATTGAATTTATTTGCTATTTGGGTGGTTAACTATTCAGGCATTGGAGCCATGGCTTGTTAGTGAAGTCAGGATTGATGGAGACTTGAAGTTGATTTCTGTCCTGGCCAGTGGTTTACCCACATCAGAGGATTCAGAGCACATAATTGATTTAGAAGCGTTGAAATCAGCTCCTCTCTCTCCTAAGAAACCATTAACTCTCTTCATTGGTGTGTTTTCCACTGCAAACAATTTTAAGCGTCGAATGGCTGTTAGAAGAACGTGGATGCAGTATGCTGCAGTAAGGAATGGGGCAGTTGCTGTGCGATTTTTTGTTGGTTTGGTGAGCTTCACATTTGCTGATCCTTTTCTGTGCAATCTGTTCTAGTAGCTTCAAAGCACACCATTTATGAAATATGACATGATGGAATTTTTACAGAATCGGAAATTAATTTTACGGCTGATTGGATGGTTCCTGATACCGTGTTTTGATATCATGTGTATCACCAGTGACAATCATTATTATGGACACTTCTGAAGTGCTTGCATTTGTCATTAGTATAAACATTTGAGGGTTATTTTCCGTCACTAAGCATGCTGAATCTTAATCAAGTTTGTGTCATACTGCAGCATAAAAACCAAATAGTTAATGAGGAACTCTGGAATGAGGCACAGACGTATGGAGATGTACAGCTGATGCCATTTGTAGATTACTATGGCCTCATCACATGGAAAACTCTAGGCATCTGCATCTTTGGGGTAAAGTCTGCTCTTTTCCTAAAACTAGTGAAGTATCTCCTTTATCTTATTCACCTCATCTCTTCAACAGACAGAGGTTGTTTCTGCCAAGTTTGTCATGAAGACGGATGATGATGCATTTGTTCGTGTGGATGAAGTTCTAGCTTCTTTACGTAGGATTAATGTGACCCGGGGATTGCTTTATGGACTCATTAATTCAGATTCCCGGCCTCATCGCAATCCTGATAGCAAGTGGTATATCAGCAATGAGGTAATAGTCTTTGTTGATCCTGTATAATAATGCATAATTGATCTCTTATATTCTTGTAAGTTGACTTTGGAAACTAAAAAACTTTTCCTACTGGATGTTATATCTTCTGCTTGTATGATGACAGAAGACCACAGAAATAGTAAGCTTTTGCAAATTACGACTTGTGGGGTATTAGCGTACAAATGTATTGTTGCATGCTAGTGAAGGAATATGCATGTTCTCTATTGATCCTTGGTTATTCAACGATAGAGCAATTACTATTCTTATTGTGTCTCATTCATTTGTGTACCTTAATTGCTTATTCTTATGAAGGAATGGCCTGAAGAGACTTACCCACCGTGGGCACATGGTCCTGGTTATGTGGTGTCGAGAGACATAGCAAAGGCAGTCTTCAGAAAGCACAGAAAAGGTCATTTAAAGGTAACGACTCAAATCTGTCTAATGCCACATGCGGGAGAAGCTACAAGATTTTAATTGCTGTCGTTCCCCCgcatgaaaattttattgataagacTCAGAAAATGATGCATGTTATGACAGATGTTTAAGCTAGAGGATGTGGCAATGGGCATCTGGATTGCAGATATGAAAAAGGAGGGTTTAAAGGTACGCTATGAGAAGGAAGAGAGAATCTATAACGAGGGATGCAAGGACGGTTATATCGTGGCACATTACCAAGGTCCAAGAGAGATGCTCTGTCTCTGGCAAAAACTTCAAGAAGGAAACGGTGCTAGATGCTGTGGAGAAAGATAAGCATAATTCGGAcacttaatttgaatttttaaatcttgGTAACCGACCTTTTTTTGTAGAGATTTGCTGACCAACCAAGATTTTGACAGAAGACCCTCTCTAATCGGACGAGCTTATCGAGAGATTTATGGGGGACTTTGGGTTGGAGAGGGTGGTTTATCACTTGTGTATATTTAGGAATAGTACGTAGCAATTAGATATATGATATAGTCGAGAGGCACGTAGAGGTTCGCGAATTTGGTAGGGTACAGAGAATTTGTGTTGTATAATTCTCATATTCTATATAGGACCACGAGTTGCAAAATTCTTTTATTCCATTACATCATTTCTCGTCTGGCCAGATGAGGGATCGTAATAGTCGTATTTCTAGGAAATTATGGGAAAGTATGTTACTCCTCGTctagtgttattattatttgtacgACCATTCGAATAGCATTGCTcaattccattttattttttttatattttttttaaagaaagtcaaacttaaatccgttttatataaacaaacaaactaaAAGTAACTTTTCACCTGTTGGAtgtaaaatgcataaacaaataagaaaatattacatatctttagaaaataaagaacaaaaattatCTACCTTAATAATGAAGATGAATTATTCAAGAAGTAACAAATAATAGACCCTGTAAAGTTCTTAGTACTGTGTTaactaaaattgaaacaaaaaagttaaaaatcctTTTTGCCTTcttcccaaaaataaatataaataaataattaattaaaaatcctAAACACTAAATCGTAGCGACAACTCTACTAGGAAGCAGCAAAACGACAATCAATTAGCCATACAACCAATGCCGTATCTGGTGTTGGGAAACACCAAAAACAGACCACTACAAATAATCCCAACCATCAAAGGAAGACTCTCCATAACTTCGTCCATGTCCCTTACATGTCCCGGGAACAGACAGTCCGTCACACGGTTGTCGGAAAATGCGACGGCCGTGAAAACCATCACCGACATGACTGCATGAACGAAATCCGTGAACCCAACTTTGTACCTCTCGTCTTTCGGAACTTCCACTCCTAGGCCGGATCTGAAAACGGCCAAACCTTTCGGGGTCACGAAGCCGTAGTAGACTTTCCCGTCCGGGCCTTTGAAACTGTCCGTGAAGTGGAAGAAGAAGCAAGAGAGAGTGCAGAGGCCGAGTAGGGCGTGAATCATAAGGGTGCTGACGGGGGAGCACTGACCGTCCCCGGAGACCGACGGGAGGAGCATCTCGAACGTGAGAAGTGTTCCGGTGGGTAGGAAATTGACGAGCATGGAGGTTTTGGACAGAGTTTTCTGCATTCCCTTCGCCATTGCTCGTCTTTTGCGGCCACCTTCTTCGGTGGTGGTGATGATGGTCGATTGGGGTGAAGATGGGTATAAGGTTTGGTCATTTTGTGGAGTTGCAGTATAGATTTTGATTCCAATGTCTTCAACACGATTCTCCATCTTTTGCTATCAAACAGTTTTGCTATCAGACGTTAAAATAACAGGACTTTGTAGAGATTTtctcgagaaaaaaaaaattgtctttttTCTTGGACGAGGCTAGAAGATATTCAATGAGTAATTTGGTGAAGTATTATTTTGATTTCCGCCCTTTAAATAGGGTTctgaaaaaattttgaaattctaacGGCAACTAACTGCCGCCTCCGGACCGTCACAATTCGCGCACTTTCAAATGTGGAAGTGGGAAGTCATTTTAAGAAatacatatgtttttttttttttttttttttttttttttttttttttttaaagaaaattaaaaaaaaaaaaaaaaaaaaaacaagtagaAAGGTCGTCAATTTTTCTGAAAAGTTGTGTTGATtcaatttttcccttttttaatgAAAAGTTTGCCAcctctttgtttatttattcgcCTTTTATAAAAGAGGTGTAAAGAATCAAGTGATAAACCATTCATAGCATATTCTTTAATGTTAAAAGGACAGGATAGCCAATTTGCGAGTCCCCCATTGAAGATCTGTTATGATCATGCTCCCACCATTTGCAAATCTGTTCAAgcataatatataataagatgGACAACATTTTGACATCGTCCATTTAGGACATCCTTTTAGCAAAGCCGCTGTTTCGACCGTCCATGATTACAATTGATTTCAAATTCCACCAGATTAATATGTGTTTAAACAAAAGCTCATTTTGGTGCTAGGCAGTAATCATTCACCAGAAATGAAAGTGGACGTCACTTTTGACACTACTTATTTTTTAGCATCTACACGTTTTCTTTCCTTCCCTTTTGGTTGGGATGGAGACAGATTTTAATCTGGCACCTGACCTCGATGCTGATGGGCGGGGTAAAAGgaaaatgtttaattaaaaggaacatgcataagaaattttaaatatgaaggAAAAGTATTGTCAACAAGATCAAAATTCATAGAAGTAGAGACATACAAGTTTATCTTGACAAAAATCCATGACTAGAAAATGCAATCTCAAAGGCTCGCAATTTTTTCCTACAAGGTGAACCGTTGCGGTCATAGGATGATATTTCATTTATGTTGAGAACATTGCAAGCCTTAATTAGCTCCTCACCAACACGTTTTGCTGCTTCCTATAAAACCAAACCGATCTATGTCACAAAACTTAGTAATCACAGTATGGTAATTATCGTTGGAGGGCAAATAACTAGGAGCAGATGAGATTTTCTCACAGGGGACAGATCTCTCCTCTGAAAGGTAACATTGGATTCTTGGTTTTGTTTATTTCCAACAAAAGAGTAATAACCTAAAGAAGGAATACTTACAATAGTGCTACAAGGGGGATTCTGACGAATAGACTTCTGCAGAGTGCTTCCATAAAAAAGACACTTCTTGTTCTGGTCATCTACCAGCATAGCATACAACTGTTTGTCTGAACAGAACACTGAGAGCCTTGGTCTTTTTGGTGTGCCATTATACTGAATTAGAAAAGAGCTACAATTAATCCTTGTTGAGAATTCTTTGTTGGGTAAGGTATAAACTAAAAGGACTTTCACACATAAGTTCTTCACTATCAATCTCCTATAAACAGAACACTGTCTCCAGCAAAGCATGCATCAATCAACTTCATGCAAACCTAATAAGAGAAACAAGGAGATGGTAATCATAAAAGATAAAACCTTTTTTTACCAAGCATATCAAGGTACAAATGTTACAGCTTACCCTAGTGTACTTGAAATGTCAAGTTCATTAGCGAAAAATGTCAAATACAACTTCCAAAAGAAAACAGATTAACTTTACCCTGATACTCTTTGTAATTAAAGCTACCAGAGGAAAGTTAGAATAACAAGCTCTACCCTCTATACTTTCTCCACATTAAAACTCTACAGCTTAACCATGACATAGAAACATTAAATTACAGAAACGCATTAAATAGTTCTTTATCACAaccattgaaaaatttgaaataatatatatatatatatatatttatattaaatgagCAAAAGAAAAGTTAATGACTAAGACGTACTTAATTTAAATGAAGTGAACAATAAGCATATGAGAACTTTAAAAAAAGCATAACTTAAGAAACACACACAGTCATCACATAGCAAACTTATCTTCAAAAATGGAGGAAAGAGATACCTTTTTTTGCATTCTTCTGTTACGTATTTTTGCACTTTCCGTCCTTGTATTTGCCCTTGCTCTAATGACTAATGGCCTCACAGATAAATCTGTAGCAAGTTAAGTGATTCAGAGTCAACCTATAATGTTAAGTAGCATGAAGTCCATTTATTCACCTTCACAATGCCCAGATAATTGAGAACAATGAGCAATATCCATATAACTTAAGGATGAAAAATTAAGCTGGATTTACTTATATTCCACTTTGGTTGGATGTTGAAGGGTGTGGAGAAGATCCCAAAGAGAGAAGAATTCTTAAATTGCAGTGCCGGAACAGTAAAAAGAGCCATTCTGTGAGCTTCTTGAAATAGTGAATTGCTCATAAAGGactataataccacgataaccTGAAGCTGATTATTATAACTTCTATAAATGCCTGCTGCAGAcagaaaagcaaaaagaaacacAAGAAATAAGGAAAGCAGAACGAAAGGACgatatttttttggggaatttcATCGAACAGTTCAGGTGCAGTTTTTACTTAACTGAAACAACGGGCAACGTAGTTATGTTGGGCACCTTTAACAGAGCCTAGTGGCTTAATTTAGGTATGGAACTTTCTTGCgccaaatttatttactaccaaaaaaaaaaaaattgataagcacgaaagaaaagaaaaagaatcatgTGTAATAATTCTAAGATAGACTAAAAtcaaagtgaaaaaaagaaaaaaagaaaaaaaaaaaaagagttgaaTGCTTAACCTTTCACTGACAGTATGTTTGAGTGTGAGACAATGATACTGACTTCACTcacaacaacaataatgaaGATGGTCTCACACTTTGAAAGTTGAGATTACATTTCAATGTGTTCTggactttttgttttcttaccttttcttccttaaaaatagaaaaatggcaATTTGAGTTGGTTAATTGGTGGAtcaaagagagggaaaaaaaaaaaaaatgtgcaagTTGAACAATCAGAACCTCAACTTGCCATAACCTTTATATTATCAAGAAAAACTTGCCACAACCTTTAAAAGATACCAACTTTTTATATGAAGTGGCCAAAACGAAAGGACCAATGTATAGCAAGCATATGTCACAAACTCACATGGACACCGTGCACACGTTTTTCCAAAAAGTCAAcgtaattttatgtattttttggtATAAGTTTAAAATAAGCCGTCTTTTACTTTGACCctgaaaatattaataacagtTGCACGAGATATCTTTTTGGTTTGAGCTAGAATGTACTAGAATACTCCTGACACCTGCCACGTCGATCGCAgaattctttgatttttttttttttttggggccctttttaattattcattgtCTTCTTGTGCATGAACGTAACTAGTCTCTTTAAAGCATATTTCTCttcagataaataaaataaacctacCAAATTTAATTGAATCTTCCATTAGCTTCATTCAGCCATATGGCAAAAAATAATGCCACATTGTCTGCCTTTTTGTGTGATCTAAATTCTTCGATCACGTTCTAGCGATGTCTTGCCGTATcccttttaaacatttttttttttttggctgaagtaTCCCTTTTAAACATTGTTTGATAATGCTTTTACTTCTGAATAAGTTTTCCACTTGTCaaactcaaaacaaaaaaaaaacaaaaaaaaaaagaattagtttttgttttaatttttttttaatagaaaatgcATTGGtaatggttttcttttctttcttttttttttttaaaaaaaaatggggcttcaaaatttatatatatgttaaaataatttggaagtaatcattattatttatcaaaaaaataatattaccctttattttttaataactgttttatttttatttttattttaaaattttcaaaaggacatttttatattaatttcattatacaaattcatcaaaatactttcaatttaatcataaaatttcacttatatatttttcttttttttttcatataaattcttttaatttaatttaattgccTACTAATATTCTTACATATCTTAACTCTTCATGGTACCATTTTTTCccattatatttcatttttgtagaacaaatttttttttgggttataaattaagaacataaaaattcaaacttatgaTCATTGTTCCAAAAAACAGTcctacatataatataatataattattgattttattaatttatctaaagaaattacataattaaaccaatataataataaaatacaaaattataataCGACATAAAGGAGTTATATAACTATATGCATAGTGCCTTATACATGACAATGAACATGGATTTTTACTAATCAAAATTCAcataatcaattttcaaaagaaaattcacaaaaaaaaaaaaaaaaaaatcaattaattgggGTCCATGCGGGAGCATTGCCGATGTGGACACAGGCAATATTGGAACAGCAGCAcatcataaacataaatataatacgtaatataataatatgaatataaaataatattaattatatttatattccacTCCCCTAGATATCTTTATGTTTTTCGGTGAATGCTCCCCTAGATATCTTTCCTATTATGAAAAAGACGGTGTGTGTGAAGATATACATGGCCATTGTCTTATAA is a genomic window containing:
- the LOC107429015 gene encoding uncharacterized protein LOC107429015 isoform X2 encodes the protein MDIAHCSQLSGHCEDLSVRPLVIRARANTRTESAKIRNRRMQKKYNGTPKRPRLSVFCSDKQLYAMLVDDQNKKCLFYGSTLQKSIRQNPPCSTIEAAKRVGEELIKACNVLNINEISSYDRNGSPCRKKLRAFEIAFSSHGFLSR
- the LOC107429018 gene encoding beta-1,3-galactosyltransferase GALT1, translated to MKKWYGGVLVASLFMLLVLRYTITKNPIGESYLANPFTINGTNPLEWINSGVPPAIQNPEGASQVISAESMVVSLFAQWNTSNEEQLSLQTWNHMKHLINNAQGLPNAIDAIKEAGGVWNSLMALVQEEKLGYSNESSQGRAKEKQCPHFLNKMNGTEPDNGGYKMRVPCGLTQGSSITVIGIPNGILGNFRIELTGEPLPGEPDPPIILHYNVRLHGDKITEDPVIVQNTWTAAHDWGAEERCPSPTPEKDKKVDELDQCNKIVGKGDAQILLGMRSNVSRRSSSLQDGSKARKYFPFKQGYPFVATLRVGSEGIQMTVDGKHITSFAYREALEPWLVSEVRIDGDLKLISVLASGLPTSEDSEHIIDLEALKSAPLSPKKPLTLFIGVFSTANNFKRRMAVRRTWMQYAAVRNGAVAVRFFVGLHKNQIVNEELWNEAQTYGDVQLMPFVDYYGLITWKTLGICIFGTEVVSAKFVMKTDDDAFVRVDEVLASLRRINVTRGLLYGLINSDSRPHRNPDSKWYISNEEWPEETYPPWAHGPGYVVSRDIAKAVFRKHRKGHLKMFKLEDVAMGIWIADMKKEGLKVRYEKEERIYNEGCKDGYIVAHYQGPREMLCLWQKLQEGNGARCCGER
- the LOC107429017 gene encoding protein DMP9-like, with amino-acid sequence MENRVEDIGIKIYTATPQNDQTLYPSSPQSTIITTTEEGGRKRRAMAKGMQKTLSKTSMLVNFLPTGTLLTFEMLLPSVSGDGQCSPVSTLMIHALLGLCTLSCFFFHFTDSFKGPDGKVYYGFVTPKGLAVFRSGLGVEVPKDERYKVGFTDFVHAVMSVMVFTAVAFSDNRVTDCLFPGHVRDMDEVMESLPLMVGIICSGLFLVFPNTRYGIGCMAN
- the LOC107429015 gene encoding uncharacterized protein LOC107429015 isoform X1; translation: MSNSLFQEAHRMALFTVPALQFKNSSLFGIFSTPFNIQPKWNINLSVRPLVIRARANTRTESAKIRNRRMQKKYNGTPKRPRLSVFCSDKQLYAMLVDDQNKKCLFYGSTLQKSIRQNPPCSTIEAAKRVGEELIKACNVLNINEISSYDRNGSPCRKKLRAFEIAFSSHGFLSR